One Methylophilus sp. TWE2 DNA segment encodes these proteins:
- a CDS encoding ABC transporter permease, with product MKTFSLLTLGFWLLVVIMGHAVGLNPNQIDLNAILQWPSSQHWLGTDDLGRDILARVIRGVEVSFLVTVVVTAVTMSIGLSIGLVAGYKGGKLDAALMQLTNIFLAFPGMLLAIAFAAVLGAGINNLILALCLTGWVTYARLTRGQSLALRQRLHVLAAESLGASSLRVMRLHILPLLVSILLVEAAYSMASVMIAEASLSFLGLGIQAPNASWGAMLRDAVRFMLVAPHYVLTVGVCMMSLILAINLGGDVLRDKLDVRSERQA from the coding sequence ATGAAAACGTTTTCATTGCTCACCCTGGGATTCTGGCTGCTGGTCGTGATCATGGGCCATGCAGTGGGTTTGAATCCCAACCAGATTGACCTCAATGCCATTTTGCAATGGCCCAGTTCGCAACACTGGTTGGGCACCGATGATTTGGGGCGTGACATATTGGCACGTGTGATTCGTGGGGTAGAGGTGTCTTTCCTCGTCACCGTGGTGGTCACTGCCGTGACCATGAGCATAGGTTTAAGTATTGGCCTTGTCGCGGGCTATAAAGGCGGCAAACTGGATGCTGCCCTGATGCAGCTGACCAATATTTTCCTAGCCTTTCCTGGGATGTTGCTGGCAATTGCATTTGCAGCTGTGCTGGGGGCTGGGATCAACAACCTGATTCTGGCGCTGTGCCTGACCGGTTGGGTCACTTACGCCAGGTTGACACGCGGGCAATCATTGGCCTTGCGCCAGCGTCTGCATGTCCTGGCGGCAGAATCCCTGGGCGCCAGCAGCTTGCGGGTCATGCGGCTGCATATACTGCCATTGCTGGTTTCGATTTTGCTGGTGGAGGCGGCTTACAGCATGGCCAGCGTCATGATTGCCGAGGCCTCGCTGTCGTTTCTTGGCCTGGGCATCCAGGCCCCAAATGCATCTTGGGGCGCCATGTTGCGGGATGCCGTACGTTTTATGCTGGTGGCGCCTCATTATGTACTCACTGTGGGCGTATGCATGATGAGTTTGATCCTGGCCATCAACCTGGGTGGCGATGTATTACGTGACAAACTGGATGTGCGTAGCGAAAGGCAGGCATGA
- a CDS encoding aspartyl/asparaginyl beta-hydroxylase domain-containing protein: MKWIILGLFLSSVSYVHFRGKVRHRFYRQVFDHSGIVSPFNVFLYLFSKAPTTPYLPVNDFPELKLITDRWQEIREEAIYVREQERIAAAQTNNDAGFNSFFKTGWKRFYLKWYDAHHPSATIYCPKTVALLQSIPSVKAAMFAELPPGAHLRPHRDPYAGSLRFHLGLATPNNDQCFIRVDGEDYSWRDGQAVMFDETYIHEAYNKTNETRVILFCDIERPMRYGWAQAVNRFLANTIVTAASSPNEAGDQTGLINRLFHYAWVVGQYRRRFKKWNKTVYQITRIILIALACYAIWKL; encoded by the coding sequence ATGAAATGGATTATTTTAGGACTGTTCTTGTCGTCCGTGAGCTACGTGCATTTCCGCGGCAAGGTACGGCATCGCTTTTACCGCCAGGTATTCGACCATTCCGGCATTGTGTCGCCGTTTAATGTGTTTTTATATTTGTTCTCCAAAGCGCCCACCACCCCCTATTTGCCGGTGAATGATTTTCCTGAACTCAAGTTGATCACAGACCGCTGGCAAGAGATTCGTGAAGAAGCTATATACGTACGCGAACAGGAGCGTATCGCCGCTGCGCAAACTAATAACGATGCCGGTTTTAACTCTTTTTTTAAAACCGGATGGAAGCGTTTTTACCTCAAATGGTATGACGCGCATCATCCTTCTGCCACTATTTATTGCCCGAAAACAGTCGCGTTGCTGCAAAGTATCCCTAGTGTCAAAGCGGCCATGTTCGCTGAACTGCCGCCCGGTGCGCACCTGCGTCCACACCGTGATCCTTATGCAGGTTCCTTGCGTTTTCACCTGGGGCTGGCGACGCCCAATAATGACCAGTGTTTTATCCGTGTGGATGGCGAAGACTATAGCTGGCGCGACGGGCAGGCAGTGATGTTTGACGAAACCTATATTCATGAGGCTTACAACAAGACTAATGAAACCCGTGTTATCCTGTTCTGTGATATCGAACGCCCCATGCGCTATGGCTGGGCGCAGGCGGTTAACCGCTTTTTGGCAAACACCATCGTCACGGCGGCCAGTTCACCGAATGAAGCAGGTGACCAAACCGGGTTGATTAATCGCTTGTTTCATTATGCCTGGGTGGTGGGGCAGTACCGCCGCCGTTTTAAAAAATGGAATAAAACCGTCTACCAAATCACACGTATCATCTTGATTGCATTGGCATGTTATGCCATCTGGAAGCTGTAG
- a CDS encoding ABC transporter substrate-binding protein encodes MICALAGCQPDGSPRSLIFAVAQAPVNLDPRFATDAASERINRLIYQRLVEFDASSHEVPGLATWQMLDARHYRFQLSRSAVFHDGKPLTASDVKATYESLLQLKNSPHTAEFRHIEHISTPDAQTIDFALSHPDPHFAARLMVGILPAHLIANGHDFGHQPVGSGPFKLDHWQTELQLKRLSDGLTVRFEEVKDPNVRVLKLKRGEADLIQGDLPPELVKYLQKQSNVTVKTGIGANYSYLGLNVQADFLRDVRVRRAIAHAIDTRAVIDKVMVSHSRQANAILPPEHYAGNAALQPYAYQPALARQLLQSAGVKLPLTLIYKTSTDPQRVRLATILQAQMQEAGIDLQIKSLDWGTFFADVQKGNFQIYGLTWVGIKTPEIYSKVFASNSLPPQGFNRGRYQDPVLDQLLRKEDWPAVTSRLHSELPVIPLWYEGQFAAYRNTIASYRPMPDGNWDGLTKVAFTPAAN; translated from the coding sequence ATGATATGCGCACTGGCGGGATGCCAGCCAGACGGGTCGCCACGTTCGCTGATCTTTGCTGTTGCGCAAGCCCCGGTGAATCTGGATCCGCGCTTTGCCACCGATGCGGCTTCAGAGCGGATAAACCGGCTCATTTACCAGCGGTTGGTGGAATTCGACGCGAGTTCGCATGAGGTGCCAGGATTGGCGACATGGCAAATGCTGGATGCCCGGCATTACCGTTTTCAGCTTAGCCGGTCAGCCGTGTTTCATGACGGCAAACCCCTGACCGCGTCCGATGTAAAGGCGACCTATGAGAGCTTGTTGCAATTAAAAAATTCTCCGCATACCGCTGAATTCAGGCATATCGAACATATCTCCACCCCTGATGCACAAACCATAGACTTTGCCCTCAGCCATCCTGACCCGCATTTTGCCGCCCGCCTGATGGTCGGTATCTTGCCTGCCCATTTAATTGCGAACGGACATGACTTTGGGCATCAGCCTGTTGGCAGTGGTCCGTTCAAGCTCGATCATTGGCAGACTGAGTTACAGCTCAAACGCCTCAGTGATGGGCTCACAGTCCGTTTTGAAGAGGTCAAAGACCCTAACGTGCGCGTACTCAAGCTAAAACGTGGGGAGGCCGATTTAATTCAGGGTGACTTGCCACCCGAGCTGGTGAAGTATTTGCAAAAACAGTCCAATGTAACTGTCAAAACCGGGATAGGTGCAAACTATTCCTATTTGGGCCTGAATGTGCAAGCAGACTTTTTACGCGATGTCCGTGTCAGGCGTGCCATTGCACACGCCATTGATACGCGGGCGGTTATCGACAAGGTCATGGTCAGCCATAGCCGCCAGGCGAATGCCATTTTGCCGCCTGAGCATTATGCCGGCAATGCGGCGTTGCAGCCTTATGCATACCAGCCAGCACTGGCCAGGCAGTTGTTGCAGTCAGCAGGGGTCAAGCTGCCTCTGACGCTGATTTATAAAACCAGTACCGATCCGCAGCGTGTGCGCCTGGCGACTATTTTGCAGGCGCAAATGCAAGAGGCGGGCATAGACCTGCAAATCAAAAGCCTGGATTGGGGGACGTTTTTTGCGGATGTGCAAAAAGGAAACTTCCAGATATATGGTCTGACCTGGGTAGGGATTAAAACGCCAGAGATTTACAGCAAGGTCTTTGCTTCCAACAGCTTGCCGCCACAGGGATTCAACCGTGGCCGCTACCAGGATCCAGTGCTGGACCAATTGCTGAGAAAAGAAGACTGGCCAGCTGTGACCAGCCGACTGCACAGTGAATTGCCGGTGATTCCGTTATGGTATGAAGGCCAGTTTGCGGCTTACCGCAATACGATTGCCAGTTACCGGCCCATGCCGGATGGTAATTGGGATGGGCTGACGAAGGTAGCATTTACCCCGGCTGCGAATTAA
- a CDS encoding L,D-transpeptidase: MHIEISIPQQTLTLFDDNDGQVARYAVSTAANGVGCVKNSGCTPLGAHIIRAKIGDGAAENTVFVGRRPTGEIFTPALKLEFPERDWILTRILWLSGTEPGKNRLGNVDTMQRYIYIHGTPDETELGVPGSHGCVRMRNADLVELFDRVPVGTTVNISETDD, translated from the coding sequence ATGCATATTGAAATTTCTATCCCCCAACAAACCCTGACCCTGTTTGACGACAATGATGGACAAGTGGCGCGCTATGCCGTATCGACGGCTGCGAATGGGGTGGGCTGTGTCAAAAACAGTGGCTGCACGCCGCTGGGTGCGCATATCATCCGTGCCAAAATCGGCGATGGCGCCGCTGAGAACACGGTCTTTGTCGGCAGGCGGCCAACAGGGGAAATTTTCACACCAGCGTTAAAGTTGGAATTTCCCGAGCGCGACTGGATTTTAACCCGTATTCTGTGGCTGAGTGGCACCGAGCCAGGCAAAAACCGCCTGGGGAATGTGGATACCATGCAGCGGTATATTTATATTCATGGCACGCCGGATGAAACCGAACTGGGTGTCCCCGGCTCGCATGGCTGCGTGCGCATGCGTAACGCTGACCTGGTTGAGTTATTTGACCGCGTCCCCGTGGGGACCACCGTCAATATCAGCGAGACGGATGATTAA
- a CDS encoding class I SAM-dependent methyltransferase, with translation MNHINWYEKKQTQTADWQSEAGNPPPKAVVIADDTTKADEAYRLACEGTALLYRGDFQNAKQLLQAITRRVDRKPAKPAATMLEAFHQHRARQIGRANITNKVLIELKYGVCDLPRAPEVKAAVQGALIVDEKTDKLPARLVLSLRELLGMVGAHEWRKKGVPIAALNAHIHAHYGVYSPVRGEYLDLIDQAQLNNPQVAWDIGTGTGVIAAILVTRGVKNVVATDTNPRALACAIENVQRLNMQANIQVTQVDLFPEGSADLIVCNPPWLPAKANAPIEHAVYDPDSQMLKGFLNGVKAHLNPEGEAWLVMSNLAELIGLRAQGALDIWIADAGLKVVEKMDITPKHAKASDQSDPLYAARSRETTSLYRLK, from the coding sequence TTGAACCATATTAACTGGTACGAAAAGAAACAAACCCAAACTGCTGACTGGCAATCCGAGGCAGGCAATCCGCCGCCCAAAGCCGTGGTCATTGCAGATGACACCACCAAGGCAGATGAAGCCTATCGTCTGGCCTGTGAAGGCACTGCCTTGCTCTACCGCGGTGATTTTCAAAATGCCAAACAGCTGTTGCAAGCCATCACCCGTCGTGTAGACCGCAAACCTGCCAAACCTGCTGCCACCATGCTGGAAGCCTTTCACCAGCACCGCGCCCGCCAGATTGGCCGTGCCAATATCACTAACAAAGTGCTGATAGAACTCAAATACGGTGTGTGTGATTTGCCGCGCGCGCCAGAGGTAAAAGCAGCAGTGCAGGGAGCGCTCATCGTCGATGAAAAAACAGACAAACTCCCTGCCAGACTGGTGTTGTCTTTGCGTGAGTTACTGGGTATGGTCGGTGCCCACGAATGGCGTAAAAAGGGTGTACCGATTGCCGCCCTCAATGCCCATATCCACGCCCATTATGGCGTCTATTCGCCGGTACGTGGTGAATATCTGGATTTGATAGATCAGGCACAGCTTAATAACCCGCAAGTGGCCTGGGATATAGGCACGGGGACGGGTGTGATTGCCGCCATTTTGGTCACACGTGGTGTAAAAAATGTCGTCGCGACGGACACCAATCCACGCGCATTGGCCTGTGCCATCGAAAACGTGCAGCGGTTAAACATGCAGGCGAATATTCAAGTGACCCAAGTCGACCTGTTTCCGGAGGGCAGTGCAGACCTGATTGTGTGCAATCCGCCCTGGCTGCCCGCCAAAGCCAATGCACCCATAGAGCACGCCGTTTATGACCCTGATAGTCAAATGCTCAAAGGCTTTTTAAACGGAGTGAAAGCGCATTTAAATCCGGAGGGTGAAGCTTGGCTGGTGATGTCCAATTTGGCAGAGTTGATTGGCTTGCGTGCACAAGGCGCGTTAGACATCTGGATAGCTGATGCAGGTTTAAAAGTGGTAGAAAAAATGGATATTACACCCAAGCATGCCAAGGCCAGTGATCAGTCAGATCCGCTGTATGCAGCGCGATCCAGAGAAACGACCAGTCTTTATCGTTTAAAATAG
- the nikB gene encoding nickel ABC transporter permease, protein MIKRFATLLPVVFGVLCLTFALLHLVPGDPVDVMLGESASAADRTALKAQLGLDQPLLVQFGQYVMHLLQGDFGASIHTQTPISQLLWQAYPATLLLAIVALAIGLAIGVPLGIWSALKAGHWQDVLITMLSIRLAAMPAFWLGPVLMLVFAVWLGWLPVSGMSSQAAIVLPALTLGLGLSAILTRMTRTSLLEVLNEDYIRTARAKGLSERQVLLKHALRAALLPLVTIVGLQMGSLLAGAVITETIFSWNGIGRLLVDSIEKRDYPVTQACVLVVAFSYVLINQATDMVYRWLDPRTRAA, encoded by the coding sequence ATGATTAAACGCTTTGCAACATTGTTGCCCGTAGTCTTTGGGGTGCTTTGCCTGACCTTTGCCTTGCTGCATCTGGTGCCGGGCGATCCGGTCGATGTCATGCTCGGCGAATCTGCCAGTGCCGCTGACCGCACCGCCCTCAAGGCGCAACTTGGCCTCGATCAACCTTTGCTGGTGCAGTTCGGCCAATATGTCATGCATTTGCTGCAAGGGGATTTTGGTGCCTCCATTCACACACAAACTCCTATCTCGCAATTATTGTGGCAAGCCTATCCGGCGACCCTGTTACTGGCCATCGTGGCATTGGCAATCGGCCTGGCGATAGGCGTGCCGTTGGGTATCTGGTCTGCACTCAAGGCCGGGCACTGGCAGGATGTGTTGATTACCATGTTGAGTATCCGCCTCGCCGCCATGCCTGCGTTCTGGCTGGGGCCGGTACTGATGCTGGTGTTCGCGGTGTGGTTGGGCTGGTTGCCCGTGAGTGGCATGAGCAGCCAGGCCGCGATTGTTTTGCCAGCCTTAACCCTGGGCTTGGGCTTAAGCGCTATTTTGACGCGTATGACACGCACCAGCTTGCTTGAGGTGCTGAATGAAGATTACATCCGTACTGCACGGGCCAAAGGTTTGAGTGAGCGTCAAGTCTTGCTTAAGCACGCCTTACGGGCCGCTTTGTTGCCTTTAGTGACCATCGTTGGTTTGCAGATGGGCAGCTTGCTGGCAGGCGCCGTGATTACCGAAACCATTTTCAGCTGGAACGGCATCGGCCGCCTGCTGGTAGATAGCATAGAAAAACGTGATTACCCGGTGACGCAAGCCTGCGTGCTGGTGGTGGCGTTCAGTTATGTATTGATTAATCAGGCGACAGACATGGTTTATCGCTGGTTGGACCCACGCACGAGGGCTGCGTAA
- a CDS encoding FlgO family outer membrane protein codes for MLFLSSCATHKDYSKSYLGSTEFIKKNQAAVDQMASQLAQAKVQKDYPVLVASVVSINQLNRTSTFGRLLSEQVSARFSQLQYQVVEPKLRGDLMIREDGEFLMTRELKEIAKSVSAQAVVVGTYVETSQDIFVNLKVVQPETNHVLAATSYAIPLAKDVAVMLKN; via the coding sequence ATGTTGTTCTTGAGCAGTTGTGCTACGCACAAGGATTATTCCAAAAGTTATCTTGGCAGCACGGAATTCATCAAGAAAAATCAAGCTGCCGTTGATCAAATGGCAAGTCAACTTGCGCAGGCTAAAGTACAAAAAGATTATCCTGTGTTGGTAGCAAGTGTAGTCAGCATCAACCAGTTAAACCGTACTTCCACTTTTGGCAGGTTGTTATCAGAGCAGGTTTCGGCCAGATTCTCGCAACTGCAGTATCAGGTAGTTGAACCCAAACTCAGGGGTGACCTGATGATACGTGAAGATGGCGAGTTTTTAATGACGCGTGAGCTCAAGGAAATTGCCAAGTCAGTCAGTGCGCAGGCAGTGGTGGTTGGTACCTATGTGGAAACATCGCAGGATATTTTCGTCAATTTGAAGGTGGTGCAGCCCGAGACTAATCATGTATTGGCGGCAACCAGTTACGCCATTCCGCTGGCTAAAGATGTTGCGGTGATGCTGAAGAATTAA
- a CDS encoding VIT family protein encodes MAHHELHFLQRSGWLRAAVLGANDGIISTASLLMGVAAAGTNHETILMTGIAGLVAGALSMAAGEYVSVSSQTDIEQADLAREAAELKDNPESELRELTGIYIQRGLSPELARQVAQALSKHDSLAAHARDELGLHDNNQAQPLQAALTSALAFSSGAMLPLITAWLAPLSQAQTWLTVSTLPFLALLGMVSARIGGAKVWKSVSRVVFWGALALAATALIGRWFGVNP; translated from the coding sequence ATGGCACATCACGAATTACACTTTTTACAACGCAGCGGCTGGTTGCGTGCCGCCGTGTTAGGCGCCAACGATGGCATTATTTCTACTGCCAGCCTGCTGATGGGTGTGGCTGCCGCAGGTACAAATCATGAAACCATATTGATGACTGGCATCGCAGGGTTGGTGGCAGGTGCGCTCTCGATGGCGGCAGGTGAGTATGTCTCGGTCAGTTCACAAACAGATATAGAACAAGCTGACCTCGCACGGGAAGCCGCGGAATTGAAAGACAACCCCGAAAGTGAATTGCGTGAGCTGACGGGCATTTATATCCAGCGCGGCCTGTCGCCCGAACTGGCCAGGCAAGTGGCGCAGGCATTGTCAAAACATGATTCACTGGCGGCACATGCGCGCGACGAACTAGGTTTGCATGATAACAATCAAGCCCAGCCATTACAGGCAGCGCTGACCTCTGCACTCGCTTTTAGCAGTGGTGCGATGTTACCGCTCATCACCGCCTGGCTGGCACCGCTTAGCCAGGCACAAACCTGGCTTACCGTGAGCACCTTGCCTTTTTTGGCCTTGCTCGGCATGGTATCTGCCCGCATCGGCGGCGCCAAGGTATGGAAAAGTGTCAGCCGCGTGGTGTTCTGGGGCGCCCTTGCCTTGGCAGCCACAGCACTGATCGGCCGCTGGTTTGGCGTCAATCCTTAA
- the nagZ gene encoding beta-N-acetylhexosaminidase, whose translation MSLGPVMLDVVGKELTADDIRRLQHPLVGGVILFARNFESCEQLKALTASIHAVRQPPLLIAVDHEGGRVQRFREGFTKIPSMREFGHLWDKNPRKAKELAVEAGYVLAAELRAHGVDFSFTPVLDMDYGDSLVIGDRAFHRDPQAINELAFSLMQGLKKAGMAAVGKHFPGHGFVVADSHVSIPVDEREFDQIAQNDMQPFVRMIDEGLHAVMPAHVIYPKVDEKPAGFSPRWLQKVLRERLGFNGVIFSDDLSMEGATVAGDVTARTLAALNAGCDMVLLCNRPDLADELLANLEWKISAQSIARLARMHGGHHPQDMVALRESAYYVDAVKRVAMVGQKESDLFA comes from the coding sequence ATGAGTTTAGGTCCCGTCATGCTGGATGTGGTTGGCAAAGAATTAACAGCCGACGATATCCGCCGTTTGCAACATCCGCTGGTGGGTGGGGTGATTCTATTTGCGCGTAACTTTGAGAGTTGTGAGCAACTAAAGGCACTCACCGCCAGTATCCATGCAGTGCGTCAGCCGCCGTTGCTCATTGCGGTAGATCACGAAGGTGGGCGCGTGCAGCGCTTTCGTGAAGGCTTTACCAAAATCCCGTCCATGCGCGAGTTTGGGCATCTTTGGGACAAGAACCCGCGCAAGGCAAAAGAGCTGGCGGTAGAAGCGGGGTATGTGCTGGCCGCCGAGTTGCGTGCGCATGGCGTGGATTTTAGTTTTACGCCAGTGCTGGACATGGATTATGGCGATAGCCTGGTCATTGGTGACCGCGCCTTTCACCGCGATCCGCAGGCCATTAACGAGCTGGCCTTTAGCCTGATGCAAGGCTTGAAAAAAGCAGGTATGGCGGCTGTGGGTAAGCATTTCCCTGGGCATGGCTTTGTGGTGGCCGATTCGCATGTCAGTATCCCGGTCGATGAGCGTGAGTTTGACCAGATTGCACAAAACGATATGCAGCCGTTTGTGCGCATGATAGACGAAGGCTTGCATGCCGTGATGCCTGCGCATGTCATCTATCCCAAGGTGGATGAAAAACCAGCTGGCTTCTCGCCGCGCTGGCTGCAAAAAGTGCTGCGCGAGCGCCTGGGCTTCAATGGCGTGATTTTCAGTGATGACTTGAGTATGGAGGGCGCCACTGTAGCAGGGGATGTCACGGCGCGTACGCTGGCTGCACTCAATGCAGGCTGTGACATGGTGCTGCTGTGCAACCGCCCTGACTTGGCTGACGAGTTGTTAGCCAACCTGGAGTGGAAAATATCAGCTCAAAGTATCGCGCGCCTGGCGCGCATGCATGGCGGGCACCATCCGCAAGACATGGTTGCTTTGCGCGAATCAGCCTATTATGTCGATGCGGTGAAGCGCGTCGCGATGGTCGGGCAAAAAGAGTCTGATTTGTTTGCCTGA
- a CDS encoding Bax inhibitor-1 family protein — MSDMQVLGREGNVSAAQNRVLRNTYALLGLSMVPTVIGAYVGMQMNFGWMAAHPFMFFIGFMAVMFGMFKLISINQNSGVGVWLLLAMTFVFGVMLGPILQFALHLRNGAEIVGLAAAGTGITFLSLAAIGSSPARDFSGIGKFLMIGLILAIVAGLANMFFQIPALSLAISGVSVLIFSGYILYDVNQIVRGGQTNYVMATLSLYLDIYNLFVNLLNILLALLGNRD; from the coding sequence ATGTCAGATATGCAAGTTTTAGGTCGTGAGGGTAACGTTTCCGCGGCACAAAATCGCGTGCTGCGTAATACATATGCATTGCTCGGCTTGAGCATGGTTCCCACCGTAATTGGTGCCTATGTTGGCATGCAAATGAATTTTGGCTGGATGGCCGCGCACCCATTCATGTTTTTTATCGGCTTCATGGCCGTGATGTTTGGTATGTTCAAGTTGATTTCCATTAACCAGAACAGTGGTGTAGGTGTATGGTTGTTGTTAGCCATGACCTTTGTTTTTGGTGTCATGTTAGGCCCGATTCTGCAATTCGCGCTGCATCTGCGTAATGGCGCAGAGATTGTAGGCCTGGCCGCTGCTGGTACAGGGATTACCTTCCTGAGTTTGGCTGCGATTGGTTCTTCACCGGCACGTGATTTCAGCGGTATTGGCAAGTTCTTGATGATCGGTTTGATCTTGGCAATCGTAGCTGGTTTGGCTAATATGTTCTTCCAAATCCCGGCTTTGTCACTCGCTATTTCCGGTGTGTCTGTGCTGATTTTCTCGGGTTATATCTTGTACGATGTCAACCAGATTGTCCGTGGTGGTCAAACCAACTATGTCATGGCAACCCTCAGCCTGTATCTGGATATTTACAACCTGTTCGTAAATCTGTTGAATATCCTGCTTGCATTACTGGGCAATCGCGACTAA
- a CDS encoding queuosine precursor transporter codes for MRKQYRYYDLIMAAFAVVLVCSNLIGPGKITEVHAPLLGALTFGAGIMFFPISFIFGDILTEVYGYAASRRVIWVGFICLAFASLMAWVIVALPPAPDWHDQAAYQSVFGSTARIAIASLISFAAGEFVNSFVLAKMKILTQGRWLWSRTIGSTIFGEAVDTILFFPLAFYGSGEFPDAMMPQIVLAQFTAKVLVEVAFTPVTYKIVAFLKRAEHEDYYDSHTDFNPFKL; via the coding sequence ATGAGAAAACAGTATCGCTACTATGATCTGATTATGGCGGCATTTGCCGTGGTACTGGTCTGCTCCAACCTGATTGGCCCGGGCAAAATTACCGAAGTCCATGCGCCGTTGCTGGGGGCGCTCACCTTTGGCGCAGGCATCATGTTTTTCCCCATCAGTTTTATTTTTGGCGACATCCTGACCGAAGTTTATGGTTATGCCGCCTCACGCCGTGTGATCTGGGTAGGTTTTATCTGCCTGGCGTTTGCTAGCCTGATGGCCTGGGTCATCGTCGCCTTGCCTCCTGCGCCAGACTGGCATGACCAAGCAGCTTACCAATCCGTATTTGGATCTACCGCGCGTATCGCAATCGCCTCGCTGATCTCGTTTGCAGCCGGGGAATTTGTTAATTCGTTCGTGCTTGCCAAAATGAAGATACTAACGCAAGGCCGCTGGTTATGGAGCCGCACCATAGGCTCCACCATTTTTGGTGAGGCGGTGGATACTATTTTATTTTTTCCGCTGGCGTTTTACGGTTCAGGCGAGTTCCCCGATGCCATGATGCCGCAGATCGTGCTGGCACAATTCACGGCCAAGGTATTGGTAGAGGTGGCATTCACGCCCGTCACCTATAAAATTGTCGCGTTTCTCAAGCGAGCAGAGCATGAGGATTACTATGATAGCCACACGGACTTCAACCCTTTTAAACTCTAA
- a CDS encoding ATP-binding cassette domain-containing protein, whose product MIQTLYLTKSYPVKEGSSYRSPVKVLDNLFIKINSGRVTALLGPNGAGKTTLLRILAGIEAVDSGAIYLNDHHAEDSHASIAYLSEGSMLYPRLTGYENIRYFGELHGLSVQAIGQRISVLDQHLELQPLLVKRAGTCSLGERMRLLIARALIHDPDIVMLDEPTNGLDLASVRKLREYLAYLVSEAGGRKCVLFSTHHMHEVEKIASDVIVLVKGQIKAAGTVDQIVNVMDVQDFEEAFFRLAFQESPQ is encoded by the coding sequence ATGATTCAAACGCTTTATTTGACCAAAAGCTATCCAGTTAAAGAAGGTAGCAGCTACAGAAGTCCGGTTAAGGTGCTGGATAATTTGTTCATCAAGATCAACAGTGGCAGGGTAACTGCACTGCTTGGCCCCAATGGCGCAGGCAAAACCACATTGCTGCGTATTCTTGCTGGTATTGAGGCAGTCGACAGTGGCGCAATATACCTGAATGATCATCATGCCGAAGACTCTCATGCGTCAATCGCCTATCTTAGTGAAGGCTCCATGCTTTATCCGCGACTGACAGGCTATGAAAATATCCGTTATTTTGGCGAGCTTCATGGGCTAAGCGTGCAGGCAATTGGGCAAAGAATCAGCGTGCTTGATCAACATCTGGAATTACAACCGTTGCTTGTAAAGCGGGCTGGTACTTGCAGTCTGGGTGAGCGCATGCGCCTGTTAATTGCCAGGGCATTGATACATGATCCCGATATTGTCATGCTTGATGAACCAACGAACGGACTAGACCTCGCTTCGGTCAGGAAATTACGAGAGTATCTGGCTTATCTGGTGAGCGAGGCCGGAGGACGCAAATGTGTCCTTTTTTCAACCCATCATATGCATGAAGTTGAAAAAATCGCCAGTGATGTGATTGTGTTGGTAAAGGGACAAATCAAGGCCGCCGGTACGGTAGATCAAATTGTGAATGTCATGGACGTTCAAGACTTTGAAGAGGCCTTTTTCCGCCTGGCATTTCAGGAGAGTCCGCAGTGA